The following coding sequences are from one Capsicum annuum cultivar UCD-10X-F1 chromosome 3, UCD10Xv1.1, whole genome shotgun sequence window:
- the LOC107863830 gene encoding NAC domain-containing protein 21/22 — translation MGLRDIGATLPPGFRFYPSDEELVCHYLFKKITNEEVLKGTLVEIDLHTCEPWQLPEVAKLNSSEWYFFSFRDRKYATGFRTNRATTSGYWKATGKDRTVVDPKTRTIVGMRKTLVFYMNRAPNGIKTGWIMHEFRLENPHIPPKEDWVLCRVFHKTKAENNSNNNNNNVLSPQNMYEVGVNSPHNMDQSHALPYVGPRPMAATAFSQRQVNNQSQKLFDLLEPNHNPSSYLQLMSQEMKAPPSNDQMVEDDEYGFLLDMNFENPNIQDGGVHSSIGDMKFDDENSLVFI, via the exons ATGGGTTTAAGAGATATTGGTGCAACACTTCCTCCTGGATTTAGATTCTATCCAAGTGATGAAGAATTAGTTTGTCATTATCTCTTTAAGAAAATTACAAATGAAGAGGTTCTTAAAGGTACTTTAGTGGAAATTGATCTCCATACATGTGAACCATGGCAACTTcctg AGGTGGCAAAGCTCAACTCGAGTGAATGGTACTTCTTCAGCTTTAGAGATCGAAAATACGCTACTGGTTTTCGTACGAATCGCGCTACAACTTCAGGTTATTGGAAAGCAACAGGCAAAGATCGAACAGTGGTTGATCCCAAAACTCGTACTATCGTAGGGATGAGAAAAACTCTAGTTTTCTACATGAATAGAGCTCCCAATGGAATTAAAACTGGCTGGATCATGCATGAATTCCGCCTCGAAAATCCACATATACCCCCTAAG GAAGATTGGGTGTTATGTCGAGTATTTCACAAAACTAAAGCGGAGAacaatagtaacaacaacaataataacgtACTCAGCCCACAAAACATGTACGAGGTTGGTGTTAACTCTCCGCACAATATGGACCAGTCCCATGCTTTACCTTACGTTGGCCCCCGCCCTATGGCGGCAACCGCTTTCTCCCAACGCCAAGTTAATAATCAAAGCCAAAAGTTGTTTGATTTATTGGAACCAAACCACAACCCAAGCAGCTATCTTCAGTTAATGTCTCAAGAAATGAAGGCACCTCCATCGAATGATCAAATGGTTGAGGATGACGAATATGGGTTCTTGTTGGACATGAATTTTGAAAATCCAAATATACAAGACGGAGGAGTGCATTCGAGCATTGGAGACATGAAATTTGATGATGAAAACAGCTTGGTTTTTATTTAG